The stretch of DNA GATGGGCGCTCAATCTTCAGAATGGTTCGACCGACACGACGATCGCCAACAATATCCTTATTAGCGATCACAGCTCTCGTGGCGCCATCGACATATCGCAAGATAGCCTTACCGGAACCGTTAGCGACTACAACGTGATGATCTCGCGACTGACGACGAACGGCGGCGGGTCAATCCTCACCCTCCCTCAATGGCAGACGCAAACCGGGCTCGATTCCAACTCGTTGGTGGCCACGGCGGATGAGTTGTTTGTTGACGCAACGGCGGGGGACTACCGCTTGCGCGAAGGGTCTCCTGCCCGTGACGCCGGCTGGAATCAGTTGGCGCCCGCTGCTGACTTGGAAGGTACGCCGCGTCCGCAGGGAGCGGTCGTTGATATTGGCGCGTATGAAGCACCCGTCTCGATTCCCGGCGACTACAACAGCGACGGCGTGATCGACGCCGCCGATTACACGTCCTGGCGTGACGCTGTCGGTCAACCAGCCGGTACCCTTCCCAACGACGTGGATGGCGGCGTCATCGGCCCCGCTCAGTACGCGACGTGGCAAGCGAATTACGGATCTGGCGTAGACGACGCCTCGACCCGATTGCTGGGCTCGTTGGGGCATGCGCCGGAACCAACGACGGCAGCCCTCCTGTGGTTAGGACTAGCGATGGCCAGCCACGTTCGAAGGCGGCAGCCGTAGCCCCCGGATGCTCGACACTTGCTCGCAGCGGCGACTTCCGGTGCGCCCGCATCACGCGTCGAGGGAGCCTGCGCACCCACTTTATAGCCGATTGCCGGAGAATCCCGGCGATTATACCGGAAAAGGCTTGCACTCCCCCCTTGTGGCGGTATGTAATCAGCCCCATCTCCAAGTAAGCCCTCCGACCTGTTCCTCGGAGGGCTCTCGCTTCTCACTAGTACGGCATCCTGATTCGAAGGGAGTGAGTAATGAAATTAACAGCGGTTGCGATGGGCTCGATGGCGGCCCTCTTCTGCGTAGCGAATTCCGCAAGCGCTCAGGTGAACCCCATTGCTGTGACGGGGTGGAACCACGACATGGTCTTGAATGACCCCAGTCCCTACGACGCGTCCGTCACCGGCACGATGGACGGCGGGTTCGGCCAGAGCGAGAACTGGACCTGGGTCGAGAAAGGGACCTACACGAACTCCGACGGCAATCCCCAAGAATTCGAAGGCCTCGTGGCGGGGACGCACGCCAGCCTCACCGGCTCCGGTAATTTCGAGTTCCAATCGTTTTCCGCCAACAATGTTGTCGGCCTCAACGGCGGGGAGTCGGGAACGCTGACGCTCGATAGCCCGGCAGCGTACTCGGCGATCGCTCTCTATGGCGCCTCGGGTTTCGGCGCGAAGACGGCGACCGTCACCCTGACGTTCGACGACGCATCGACGGCCATCTTCAATGTCGATTCGGGGACCGGCATCGGCTCCGACTGGTTCAACTCCGGCACGGACAAAGCGTTTGAAGCGAAGGCGCGCGCATCGAACAAGAGCGAAGAGCTCTACACACGCCTCTTCTACCAGCAGAACGACGCCATCGGCATCAACGAGTCGTACTTCACCTTGTCGGGTGGGGACTCGGCGAAGCTGCTCGAGTCGGTGACGATCCAAAACACGGGCGGTGATCGGATGGTGGTCTTCGCGATCAGCGGACAGCCCGTCCCCGAGCCCACCACCGCGCTGCTGCTCGGCCTCGCCGGCGTCGCGGCCTTCGCCACGACACGGCGCTGCGCCTAAGAACGAATTTCGATTTACCGTCGCGTCTGAGCCGTGGGTAACGCCCACGGCTCAGTCGTTTACGGATGATGGTCACCGCCGCCGTTGACGTATTCCGTCGCAGCGGCGCGGGTACCCGGCGCCCACTGCTGGCGAGCCAGCAGCGGCACACAAATGGCCCCACGGCGCCGGCC from Botrimarina mediterranea encodes:
- a CDS encoding PEP-CTERM sorting domain-containing protein, yielding MKLTAVAMGSMAALFCVANSASAQVNPIAVTGWNHDMVLNDPSPYDASVTGTMDGGFGQSENWTWVEKGTYTNSDGNPQEFEGLVAGTHASLTGSGNFEFQSFSANNVVGLNGGESGTLTLDSPAAYSAIALYGASGFGAKTATVTLTFDDASTAIFNVDSGTGIGSDWFNSGTDKAFEAKARASNKSEELYTRLFYQQNDAIGINESYFTLSGGDSAKLLESVTIQNTGGDRMVVFAISGQPVPEPTTALLLGLAGVAAFATTRRCA